One genomic window of Medicago truncatula cultivar Jemalong A17 chromosome 1, MtrunA17r5.0-ANR, whole genome shotgun sequence includes the following:
- the LOC25485472 gene encoding auxin-responsive protein IAA32: MDSNSSSFLLNSSNFHSVFYQDKHDDGIIDLGLSLGTVQHDAYHSSANLYDDDLMDWPNMKNSRSVHENFDEEIEGVQSNERWAYVKVNMDGVSIGRKICILDHGGYSSLAIQLEDMFGSQSVSGIRLFESGSEYSLFYKDSEDNWRTVGDVLWKEFVECVKRLRIARKNAGNVNISS; encoded by the exons ATGGACTCAAATTCATCTAGCTTTCTTTTGAACTCTTCAAATTTTCACTCAGTTTTCTATCAGGACAAACATGATGATGGCATAATTGATCTTGGTCTTAGTCTTGGAACTGTTCAACATGATGCTTATCATTCTTCTGCTAACT TGTATGATGATGATCTTATGGATTGGCCTAATATGAAGAATTCTAGATCTGTCCATGAAAACTTTGATGAAGAGATAGAGGGAGTACAGAGCAATGAGAGATGGGCTTATGTGAAGGTTAACATGGATGGGGTCTCCATTGGTAGGAAAATTTGTATTCTTGATCATGGAGGATACTCAAGTCTAGCCATTCAATTAGAAGACATGTTTG GTAGCCAATCAGTATCTGGTATAAGATTATTTGAATCTGGATCAGAGTACTCATTATTCTACAAGGACAGTGAAGACAATTGGAGGACTGTTGGTGATGTCCTGTGGAA GGAGTTTGTAGAATGTGTGAAAAGGCTAAGGATTGCAAGAAAGAATGCAGGCAATGTTAACATTTCATCTtag
- the LOC112418682 gene encoding uncharacterized protein produces MSDSMSDSESQHSPKHSSPKPESLQPVKTYHENHPVQITTIRLNGANYFRWSQSIRLYLRGRGKVGYITGHKKHPDKAGADYDTWDAENSMVMTWLVNSMTEEIGAN; encoded by the coding sequence ATGTCTGATTCCATGTCTGATAGTGAGTCCCAGCATTCACCCAAACATTCTTCACCCAAACCTGAATCACTCCAACCTGTTAAGACATACCATGAAAACCACCCTGTTCAGATCACAACAATTCGGCTGAACGGTGCTAATTACTTTCGTTGGTCACAGTCTATTCGGTTGTATCTCAGGGGGAGAGGAAAGGTTGGCTACATCACTGGCCACAAGAAACACCCAGACAAGGCAGGCGCAGATTATGATACATGGGATGCTGAAAATTCCATGGTCATGACATGGTTAGTCAATTCTATGACTGAAGAGATAGGTGCGAACTAG
- the LOC25485477 gene encoding receptor protein kinase-like protein ZAR1, translated as MFPFSFHFLFFLLFCNTLSPLANSLNPEGYVLLTLKQSLKDPQGSMNNWNSSDQNPCSWNGITCKDKTVVSISIPKRKLNGSLPSSLGSLSQLRHVNFRNNELFGPLPHDLFQAQGLQSLVLYGNSFSGSVPNEIHNLRYLQTLDLSQNFFNGSFPASIVQCKRLKTLVISRNNFTASLPDGFGTGLSSLEKLDLSFNQFNGSIPTDFGNLSSLQGTVDLSHNHFSGLIPVSLGNLPEKVYIDLTYNNLNGPIPQNGALMNRGPTAFIGNPGLCGPPLKNPCGSDVPATSSPSSNPNLPVNYPPNDAGFGSEKSKGLSKGAVVGIVVGDLIGICLLGLLFSFFYSRVCGFTQDQDENDVTKRRKRRKECFCFRKDESEALSDNVEQYDLVPLDSQVAFDLDELLKASAFVLGKSGIGIMYKVVLEEGLALAVRRLGEGGSQRFKEFQTEVEAIGKLRHPNIATLRAYYWSVDEKLLIYDYIPNGSLASAIHGKAGLVTFTPLTWSDRLKIMKGTAKGLVYLHEFSPKKYVHGDLKPSNILLGHDMTPYISDFGLGRLANIAGGSPTLQSNRVAAEKLHERQKSLSNEVATNIIGSGYQAPEALKVVKPSQKWDVYSYGVILLEMMTGRLPIVQVGNSEMDLVQWIQFCIEEKKPLSDVLDPYLAEDADKEEEMIGVLKIAMACVNSSTEKRPTMRHVLDALDRLSVSSD; from the exons ATgttccctttttcttttcatttcctcttttttcttctcttttgcaACACTCTTTCACCTCTAGCTAATTCTCTAAACCCTGAAGGCTATGTTCTTCTAACACTAAAACAATCCCTCAAAGATCCACAAGGTTCTATGAATAACTGGAACTCTTCTGATCAAAACCCTTGTTCATGGAATGGAATCACCTGCAAAGACAAAACTGTTGTTTCCATTAGTATCCCAAAAAGAAAACTTAATGGTTCTCTTCCTTCTTCACTAGGTTCTCTTTCACAGCTTCGTCATGTCAATTTCAGGAACAATGAACTCTTTGGACCTTTGCCTCATGACCTTTTTCAAGCTCAAGGACTTCAAAGTTTGGTGCTTTATGGTAATTCCTTTTCTGGGTCTGTTCCTAATGAGATTCACAatcttaggtaccttcaaactCTAGATTTGTCTCAAAATTTCTTTAATGGGTCGTTTCCTGCTTCAATTGTTCAATGTAAGAGACTTAAAACTCTTGTTATCAGTAGAAATAATTTTACTGCTTCTTTGCCTGATGGATTTGGTACTGGTTTGTCTTCTCTTGAAAAACTTGACCTttctttcaatcaatttaatggTTCAATTCCTACTGACTTTGGAAATTTGTCAAGTTTGCAAGGAACTGTTGATTTGTCTCATAATCATTTTAGTGGTTTAATCCCAGTTAGCCTTGGAAATTTGCCTGAGAAGGTTTATATTGATCTTACTTACAATAATTTGAATGGTCCAATACCACAAAATGGTGCTTTGATGAATAGAGGACCAACTGCTTTTATTGGAAATCCTGGTTTGTGTGGTCCGCCTTTGAAGAATCCATGTGGTTCTGATGTTCCAGCTACTAGTTCACCTTCCTCAAATCCAAATCTTCCTGTCAATTATCCACCAAATGATGCTGGTTTTGGTTCTGAGAAAAGCAAAGGGCTAAGTAAAGGTGCTGTGGTTGGcattgttgttggtgatttAATTGGAATTTGTCTTTTAGGTTTGTTGTTCTCTTTCTTTTACTCGAGGGTTTGCGGTTTTACTCAGGATCAGGATGAAAATGATGTTACCAAGAGAAGGAAAAGAAGGAAAGAGTGTTTTTGTTTCAGAAAGGATGAATCTGAGGCACTATCTGATAATGTCGAGCAATATGATCTTGTTCCATTAGATTCCCAAGTGGCTTTTGATTTGGATGAACTTCTTAAGGCTTCAGCTTTTGTTCTTGGTAAGAGTGGAATAGGGATTATGTACAAAGTTGTTCTTGAAGAGGGGCTTGCTTTGGCTGTGAGAAGATTGGGGGAAGGAGGTTCTCAAAGGTTTAAAGAATTTCAAACAGAAGTAGAAGCTATAGGGAAGTTAAGGCATCCAAATATTGCTACTCTTCGAGCTTATTACTGGTCTGTTGATGAGAAGCTTCTCATATATGATTATATACCAAATGGAAGCCTTGCTTCAGCAATTCACG GGAAGGCAGGACTTGTCACATTTACGCCGCTAACTTGGTCGGACCGACTGAAAATCATGAAAGGAACTGCAAAAGGACTGGTCTATCTGCATGAGTTCAGCCCCAAAAAATATGTCCATGGAGATCTAAAGCCAAGTAACATACTTCTTGGACATGACATGACACCCTACATTTCCGATTTTGGACTAGGGCGCCTCGCAAACATCGCTGGAGGTTCACCGACCCTGCAATCGAACCGAGTGGCTGCAGAGAAACTACATGAAAGACAGAAAAGCTTGTCCAATGAAGTCGCAACAAATATTATTGGAAGTGGTTATCAAGCTCCGGAAGCACTTAAAGTGGTGAAGCCATCACAGAAGTGGGATGTTTATTCATATGGTGTAATTTTGTTAGAAATGATGACAGGAAGATTACCTATTGTACAAGTAGGTAACTCAGAAATGGACCTTGTTCAATGGATTCAGTTCTGCATTGAAGAGAAGAAGCCTCTCTCAGATGTATTAGATCCATACTTGGCTGAAGATGCAGATAAAGAGGAAGAGATGATTGGAGTTTTGAAGATTGCTATGGCTTGTGTTAACAGCAGCACTGAAAAGAGACCTACAATGAGGCATGTACTTGATGCTTTGGATAGATTGTCTGTTTCATCTGATTGA
- the LOC25485478 gene encoding uncharacterized protein, translating to MTEACIRTAVEAIHSSPYQTVLYLAGGASQILGLLLSVPGASNTVLEAVVPYSRMSLIQLLAKIPLHFCSQQTADDMALLAYNRALKLSSPGSPVIGVGFTGSLASGRPKHGEHRFYMSTRTADRLWISKVTLTKGLRTREEEDRVSSHLLLKAIANACKVPSNDIPELSESDVSDECVKQFNEDQELEQLINGQICFKIYPFRSEIPAERKIILPGSFNPLHDGHIKLMEVATRICGDGYPCFELSAVNADKPPLSVSQIKDRVNQFEKVGQTVIISNQPYFYKKAELFPGSAFVIGADTAVRLINPKYYDGDYNKMLKILGGCKETGCTFLVAGRNVDGAFKVLDDLNVPEELKDMFISIPAEQFRMDISSTEIRKKSGT from the exons ATGACGGAAGCTTGCATCCGAACCGCCGTAGAAGCAATACACTCCTCTCCATACCAAACCGTTCTCTATCTCGCTGGCGGAGCTTCTCAGATTCTGGGTTTGTTACTTTCTGTTCCTGGTGCTTCCAATACTGTTCTTGAAGCCGTTGTTCCTTATTCTAGAATGTCTCTGATTCAGTTACTGGCCAAG ATTCCATTGCATTTTTGTAGTCAACAGACTGCTGACGATATGGCTTTATTGGCTTATAACCGTGCTCTTAAGCTCTCCTCTCCAG GATCCCCAGTTATTGGTGTGGGCTTCACTGGTTCTTTGGCTAGCGGTCGTCCAAAACATGGGGAACACAG ATTTTATATGTCAACAAGGACAGCTGATCGACTTTGGATATCAAAGGTGACCTTGACTAAG ggGCTTCGTACTCGAGAAGAAGAAGACAGAGTTTCTAGTCATCTTTTGCTCAAG GCTATTGCAAATGCATGCAAGGTTCCTTCAAATGATATTCCGGAGTTAAGTGAATCAGATGTATCCGATGAATGTGTAAAGCAATTTAATGAAGATCAAGAGTTAGAGCAACTTATAAATGGTCAAATATGCTTCAAGATTTATCCATTTAGAAGTG AGATACCAGCAGAAAGGAAAATAATACTGCCTGGTTCTTTCAATCCTTTACATGATGGGCATATCAAGCTCATGGAAGTTGCAACCCG CATCTGCGGTGATGGGTATCCATGTTTTGAACTATCTGCGGTCAACGCAGACAAACCTCCATTATCAGTGTCTCAGATCAAAGACCGCGTCAACCAATTTGAAAAAGTTG GACAGACAGTAATTATATCCAATCAgccttatttttataagaaggCTGAACTATTTCCCGGCAGTGCTTTTGTAATTGGTGCTGACACAGCAGTGAGGCTTATTAAT CCTAAATACTATGATGGGGACTACAATAAGATGCTGAAGATACTTGGTGGTTGTAAAGAAACAGGATGCACCTTCCTTGTGGCTGGTCGGAATGTAGATGGTGCATTTAAG gttcttgatgatttgaatGTTCCTGAAGAACTAAAAGACATGTTCATCTCCATTCCAGCTGAACAGTTCCGCATGGATATATCCTCTACTGAGATTAGAAAAAAAAGTGGGACGTAG